In Candidatus Brocadia sp., the following proteins share a genomic window:
- a CDS encoding glycosyltransferase family 1 protein, which produces MINDENIICISWLVWDSIPLVMHQMMTRLARHNRVLFVDPPVAYSNLIIRPSLWKDRLKKTFLWLRGVHQINDNMYVYYPPPLLLQYGHYKNADSLNQSLITSAIAKTARRLGFTDPIVWIYHPYAINPRGEFGEKLVCYDCNDDVGFFFCYHFNKRNRLSDMEERLAKRADVVFTTSKYLYQIRKGQNPNTHYLPSGVDSELFQQAQSPACKIAPKLEDIPSPVIGFVGGMVNSKMNWEWIREAAVAKSNWNFVFVGPCVENPPAYITQQKNILFVGTRSQDLLPSYIKGFDVCLIPYQGEDFLKACQPTKAFEYLASGKPVVSSWIPELEDYQEIIRLSRTSGEFIQNIEAALEDGKKEEMVRKYIQASQGWTWEGRLEKASEIIISALENTT; this is translated from the coding sequence ATGATCAACGATGAAAACATTATCTGCATCTCGTGGCTGGTGTGGGATTCGATCCCCCTCGTAATGCACCAGATGATGACCAGGCTGGCAAGGCACAACAGGGTCTTGTTTGTAGACCCTCCCGTGGCATATAGCAACCTGATCATCCGCCCTTCACTGTGGAAAGACCGCCTGAAAAAAACATTTCTGTGGTTGCGCGGAGTGCACCAAATAAATGACAACATGTATGTTTATTATCCACCCCCGCTGTTATTACAGTATGGACACTACAAAAATGCCGATAGCCTAAATCAGTCACTCATCACATCCGCAATTGCAAAAACGGCCAGGCGCCTGGGTTTTACAGACCCAATCGTATGGATCTATCATCCCTATGCCATCAACCCCAGGGGAGAGTTTGGTGAAAAATTGGTTTGTTATGATTGCAATGATGACGTGGGTTTTTTCTTTTGTTATCACTTTAATAAGAGGAACCGATTGTCAGATATGGAGGAGAGACTGGCAAAAAGGGCAGATGTCGTCTTTACCACGTCCAAATATCTCTATCAAATCCGAAAAGGACAGAATCCCAATACCCATTATCTTCCTTCCGGTGTTGATAGTGAACTTTTTCAGCAAGCCCAATCCCCTGCCTGTAAGATTGCACCAAAACTGGAAGATATTCCCAGTCCGGTTATCGGTTTTGTTGGTGGCATGGTCAACTCCAAGATGAATTGGGAATGGATACGGGAGGCCGCTGTTGCTAAGTCGAACTGGAATTTTGTCTTCGTTGGACCATGCGTCGAGAACCCCCCTGCTTACATTACACAGCAAAAAAATATTCTCTTTGTGGGAACCAGGTCACAAGATCTTTTACCTTCTTATATCAAAGGTTTTGATGTGTGCCTGATTCCTTACCAGGGAGAGGATTTTTTAAAGGCATGCCAGCCAACCAAGGCATTCGAGTATCTGGCTTCCGGTAAACCGGTAGTTTCCTCATGGATTCCTGAGCTGGAAGATTATCAGGAAATCATTCGTTTATCAAGGACTTCCGGAGAATTTATCCAGAATATTGAAGCCGCCTTAGAGGATGGCAAAAAAGAAGAAATGGTACGAAAATATATTCAGGCATCACAAGGATGGACATGGGAAGGTAGATTAGAAAAGGCTTCTGAGATTATTATCAGCGCTCTTGAAAACACAACCTAA
- a CDS encoding radical SAM protein, whose translation MGKLIRKIKRNLPYNLGLGYASPPESVTIEVNYSCIFRCVMCRMWTKDFKTSRIEDNTILSKSEIEGLIEELYTIGVKSIYFCGGEPFLRKDFLDIVKYCKSKGLYCSTISNGYLINSDLAKQIVTSGIDSIGISIDSANKELHDEIRGFEGAFDHAIEGIRLIKQRQKEYNTDFPEVFINTTISSKNFFFLPAITDLAKSLTVRRINFNYLSIVDHNTVERTNQVMGEKIIGFHTFSDISPEYLLQKEHIDQLESVIENIKKRGGSEIKCDLDPALLSGNKDHLLKGKFSVLRCNIPWLSAMITPLGDVVPCAMFTEYKMGNVREIPFRKIWNNRRAMNIRRLLRKNLPPLCQKCCMVHSGTLPLWKRFYKKFLKRDSHDQR comes from the coding sequence ATGGGAAAGTTAATTAGGAAAATAAAAAGAAACCTTCCGTACAATTTAGGACTGGGATACGCTTCACCTCCGGAATCGGTCACCATAGAGGTTAACTATAGCTGTATCTTCCGATGCGTGATGTGCAGGATGTGGACTAAAGATTTTAAAACTTCACGAATAGAGGACAACACTATCCTGTCAAAATCCGAAATAGAAGGACTTATTGAGGAACTTTATACTATAGGGGTTAAATCCATATACTTTTGCGGAGGAGAACCATTTTTAAGGAAAGATTTTTTAGACATTGTTAAATATTGTAAATCGAAGGGGCTGTACTGTTCTACGATTTCAAATGGATATTTAATCAACTCTGATTTGGCTAAACAAATAGTCACCTCCGGAATAGATTCCATTGGCATTTCAATCGATAGCGCTAATAAGGAACTCCATGATGAGATTAGAGGGTTTGAGGGAGCATTTGATCATGCCATTGAAGGAATACGTTTAATCAAACAAAGGCAGAAGGAGTACAATACTGATTTTCCCGAGGTCTTTATAAACACTACAATTTCTTCAAAGAATTTTTTTTTCTTACCCGCGATAACAGATCTTGCAAAATCTCTTACCGTTCGAAGGATAAATTTCAATTATCTTTCGATTGTAGATCATAATACGGTAGAACGTACGAATCAGGTAATGGGAGAAAAAATTATTGGTTTTCATACCTTTTCAGATATTAGCCCTGAGTATTTGCTCCAGAAAGAGCACATTGACCAATTGGAGTCTGTCATAGAAAATATAAAGAAAAGGGGGGGCTCAGAAATCAAGTGTGATTTAGACCCGGCACTGCTCAGCGGAAACAAAGATCATTTATTGAAAGGGAAATTCTCTGTCCTTCGATGTAATATCCCATGGCTGTCTGCTATGATCACTCCATTGGGTGATGTCGTACCATGTGCCATGTTTACAGAATACAAAATGGGCAATGTAAGAGAAATACCCTTTCGTAAAATTTGGAACAACAGGCGTGCTATGAATATACGAAGGCTCCTTCGCAAGAACCTTCCTCCTCTCTGTCAAAAATGCTGCATGGTGCACAGTGGTACACTTCCTTTATGGAAAAGGTTTTACAAAAAATTTCTAAAAAGGGATTCACATGATCAACGATGA
- a CDS encoding amine oxidase, which yields MKKIVILGAGPTGLGAAYRLHETGYKNWTIYEKNNYVGGLSASFRDKQGFTWDIGGHILFSNIDRFNRLVDDLLHNDVLTFKRESWIWLKDNFIKYPFQNNFHMHPDKELVFECVSGLFDVLQRKGSYKNFEEWIYHFFGEGIARHFMIPYNHKVWACPLNSMDYNWIAERVSIIDIKKVLKNIISLRDDSEWGPNNTFRYPLFGGTGGLFNKFLPYTRDHLYLSKNAVQIATDRKEVIFEDGEKASYDVLISTIPLTELLDKIEDKPEWLGRSAEEFLWSGGYMVGIGIRKPCPSNKNWMYFPENNSPFYRVTYLSNYSPNVTPTGEFFSFLAETSYSRFKTVSKETIIEKTIQGLINSKLLKEEDRSLIVSTFLVDIPYSFPVPFLGRDHIIKHIQSYLSEQNIYSRGRFGGWKYEVGNMDHSVMQGMEVVNRIVSNKEETLYKI from the coding sequence ATGAAAAAAATTGTCATTTTAGGAGCCGGGCCTACCGGCCTTGGGGCTGCATACAGACTCCATGAAACCGGCTATAAAAACTGGACTATCTATGAAAAAAACAACTATGTCGGCGGCCTTTCTGCCAGTTTTAGAGATAAACAGGGTTTTACCTGGGACATCGGAGGGCATATACTCTTTTCAAACATCGACCGGTTTAATCGGTTAGTAGATGATTTATTACACAATGATGTACTCACTTTCAAGAGAGAGAGCTGGATATGGCTTAAGGACAATTTTATCAAGTATCCTTTTCAAAATAATTTTCATATGCACCCGGATAAGGAACTTGTGTTTGAATGCGTTTCGGGACTTTTTGATGTCCTTCAGAGAAAAGGCTCTTACAAAAACTTCGAGGAATGGATTTACCATTTCTTTGGAGAAGGCATTGCCAGACACTTTATGATTCCCTATAATCATAAGGTATGGGCATGTCCTTTAAACTCGATGGATTATAATTGGATAGCCGAAAGAGTGAGTATTATCGATATCAAGAAGGTTCTGAAAAATATTATCTCTCTGAGAGATGACAGTGAATGGGGGCCTAATAATACATTCCGGTATCCACTCTTCGGGGGCACTGGTGGTTTGTTCAATAAGTTTTTACCGTATACCAGAGATCACCTTTATTTGAGCAAAAATGCCGTACAAATCGCCACTGACAGAAAAGAAGTTATTTTTGAAGATGGAGAAAAGGCTTCTTACGACGTATTAATCTCCACAATACCTCTCACTGAGCTCCTGGACAAAATAGAAGACAAACCCGAATGGTTAGGAAGGTCTGCGGAGGAATTCCTCTGGAGTGGAGGCTACATGGTAGGCATTGGCATCAGGAAACCCTGCCCCAGCAATAAAAACTGGATGTATTTTCCCGAAAATAATTCACCTTTTTACAGAGTCACCTATCTCTCCAATTATTCACCCAATGTGACGCCAACAGGGGAGTTTTTTTCTTTTCTGGCTGAGACCTCTTACTCAAGGTTTAAGACCGTGTCAAAAGAAACCATCATAGAAAAAACCATTCAGGGATTGATCAACTCAAAACTCTTAAAAGAGGAGGACCGGTCTCTGATCGTTTCAACCTTTCTCGTTGATATACCATATTCTTTTCCAGTCCCTTTCCTCGGAAGAGACCATATAATAAAACATATTCAATCATATCTTTCAGAACAGAACATTTATTCCCGGGGACGGTTTGGGGGATGGAAATATGAGGTTGGCAACATGGATCATTCGGTAATGCAAGGGATGGAAGTTGTAAACAGAATAGTATCCAACAAAGAAGAAACTCTTTATAAAATCTGA
- a CDS encoding glycosyltransferase family 1 protein encodes MAPLKITYVLPVYWPAVGGCELHTHELVRRLSERHDIRVITLIDNQEDKLSHELWVACIRNASAHATEYHDNKAKVTRLPLSLIEKSMNLPLVRIQSPKLPDMIIRLAMEMLSNFYMKKLIGLITGSDILHCIHGGVSYFGYAAFKAARRLGIPFVYTPVLHLYHKDWLKEMKESRAGNKPFLYNPQLYLSPRGWTDYFWYKVSFAADVLIAMTDFEKNFFVQHGISAEKVHKVGVGPLVANDSTSDFQQKYDLKNKKMVLFLGRNVEYKGIEELLMAARLVWKKLPDTYFFFAGPKEGNSEEIFNRYNDRRIKVLGFVSESQKTALLKACDVFCMPSMEESLGGTFLEAWMFEKPVIGARIPPLIELTNNGEGGFLVNPDPEEIAEKVLLLLQDRELSNRMGQWGKRKMLDHYTWDIITHKMEDIYRKSAEINILRRI; translated from the coding sequence ATGGCCCCTTTAAAAATTACGTATGTGTTACCGGTATACTGGCCGGCAGTAGGCGGGTGTGAACTGCATACCCACGAACTTGTCAGGAGGCTATCCGAGAGGCATGACATACGGGTCATAACCTTAATTGATAACCAGGAGGATAAGCTTTCTCACGAACTCTGGGTGGCATGTATACGGAATGCTTCCGCACATGCAACGGAATACCATGATAACAAGGCAAAGGTAACCAGATTGCCATTAAGTCTGATAGAAAAATCCATGAACTTGCCTCTCGTCAGAATACAAAGCCCAAAACTGCCTGACATGATTATCAGGTTGGCAATGGAAATGCTGTCAAATTTTTATATGAAGAAATTAATCGGGCTGATAACGGGTTCTGATATTTTGCACTGCATTCACGGAGGCGTCTCCTACTTTGGCTACGCAGCATTTAAGGCTGCAAGAAGGCTTGGGATACCCTTTGTTTATACCCCCGTACTTCACCTGTATCACAAAGACTGGCTTAAAGAAATGAAAGAAAGCAGAGCCGGCAATAAGCCATTTCTGTACAACCCGCAACTTTATCTCAGCCCGAGAGGCTGGACAGATTATTTCTGGTACAAAGTATCCTTCGCAGCAGATGTTCTTATTGCCATGACCGATTTTGAAAAGAATTTTTTTGTCCAGCATGGCATATCTGCCGAAAAAGTACATAAAGTCGGTGTAGGGCCATTAGTTGCCAATGATTCCACATCAGACTTTCAGCAAAAGTATGATCTTAAAAATAAAAAGATGGTACTATTTCTTGGACGCAACGTGGAATATAAAGGAATAGAAGAGCTTTTAATGGCGGCCCGCCTCGTGTGGAAGAAACTGCCTGACACGTATTTCTTCTTTGCCGGACCAAAAGAGGGTAACTCAGAAGAGATATTCAACCGGTATAACGACCGGAGAATCAAAGTCCTGGGTTTTGTATCAGAAAGCCAAAAAACCGCCTTATTAAAGGCATGCGACGTCTTCTGCATGCCGTCAATGGAGGAAAGCCTGGGGGGGACGTTTCTTGAGGCATGGATGTTTGAAAAACCGGTTATCGGGGCAAGGATACCTCCTTTAATAGAACTTACCAATAACGGAGAGGGAGGATTTCTGGTAAATCCGGACCCTGAAGAGATAGCGGAAAAGGTATTACTTCTGCTCCAGGACCGGGAACTCAGTAACCGTATGGGACAATGGGGAAAAAGGAAGATGCTTGATCATTATACGTGGGACATCATTACACACAAAATGGAAGATATTTATCGTAAATCTGCGGAAATAAATATCCTGAGAAGAATATGA
- a CDS encoding glycosyltransferase family 1 protein gives MKIAHINEYYGDFGGTEQYLFTICKALEEMGHEIIIISSEKESIHVPGRKEYFIKCSYGLRSSLQTQGLLKEILKKENPDIVHLHNTQFFLSPFILKYLLRAKPVVKTVHDVRLICPGFKWKVIPDSGEICNYPMGLKCFKNGCYPFYPEKRNPFWNLYKFLLMIYELRISKSIDKIIVPSSYMKEQLVRNGFLKDNIAVIPHFIDKVPIQEKEIKDSRSKKILFVGKFYRIKGILHFIECLSLLKERNWMAEIIGEGYMREEATILVHKLGLNDRIHFPGNLSKEELNKHYAACTVVVIPSIVPESFGLVGIEAMSFGKPVVAFDSGGIREWLIHNETGFLVRRGDVRELSDRISQLLEDASLAKKMGLEGQQRVNKLYRKEIHVTRLLTVYEEAIKGKCGY, from the coding sequence TTGAAGATCGCGCACATCAATGAGTACTATGGCGACTTTGGCGGAACAGAACAATATCTGTTTACTATTTGTAAAGCCCTCGAAGAAATGGGCCATGAAATCATTATCATTTCTTCTGAAAAAGAGTCAATACATGTTCCGGGAAGGAAGGAATATTTTATAAAATGCTCGTATGGGTTACGAAGCAGTTTACAAACACAGGGTTTACTGAAAGAAATACTGAAAAAGGAAAATCCTGATATTGTGCATCTCCATAATACCCAATTTTTTCTCAGTCCGTTCATCTTAAAATATCTTCTGAGAGCAAAACCTGTTGTCAAAACTGTTCATGACGTTCGCCTTATTTGTCCCGGGTTCAAATGGAAGGTGATACCAGACTCCGGCGAAATCTGTAATTATCCAATGGGGTTGAAATGTTTTAAAAACGGCTGTTATCCCTTTTATCCTGAGAAGAGAAATCCTTTCTGGAATCTTTATAAGTTCTTACTGATGATTTATGAACTCAGGATTTCAAAAAGTATCGATAAAATTATAGTTCCCAGTTCTTATATGAAAGAACAACTGGTCAGGAACGGTTTTTTGAAAGACAACATTGCAGTAATACCCCACTTTATCGATAAAGTCCCAATTCAAGAAAAAGAGATCAAGGATAGCAGGAGCAAAAAGATCCTCTTTGTTGGAAAATTTTACAGGATTAAAGGTATTCTGCACTTTATAGAATGTCTTAGCCTTTTAAAAGAACGGAATTGGATGGCAGAGATTATTGGAGAAGGCTACATGCGGGAAGAGGCGACTATCCTTGTTCATAAACTGGGACTGAATGATCGGATTCATTTCCCTGGCAATTTATCAAAAGAGGAATTGAATAAACACTATGCAGCCTGCACGGTGGTTGTTATACCGTCAATAGTTCCCGAATCATTTGGTCTTGTGGGAATTGAGGCCATGTCTTTCGGGAAACCCGTGGTTGCCTTTGACTCGGGGGGGATAAGGGAGTGGCTTATCCATAACGAAACGGGTTTTCTTGTTCGGAGGGGCGATGTGAGAGAATTGTCCGATAGGATTTCTCAATTGCTGGAAGACGCTTCCCTGGCAAAGAAGATGGGACTTGAAGGTCAGCAACGGGTAAACAAACTTTACCGCAAAGAGATACACGTTACAAGGCTCCTCACGGTTTATGAAGAAGCAATTAAAGGCAAATGTGGATATTAA
- a CDS encoding GNAT family N-acetyltransferase translates to MVDTPVTIRPYRQGDEKAINNLFNHVFHKSRTPEEWNWKFRDNPAGKDPEGWIVVAERNGMIIGQYASLATELMYGNRMVTSAQPVDTMIDPSAKAGINLIGKLCDLHAKYLNGIALFGFGFPNEAAYMVGKRFLGYKDLGEMVQLFKRLSLRNALKRNIAWCPDWIINLFHHLSKTFYRFEIFMRRLDKGTVVKAVDAFDERIDTFWNSIKERYKIMTARNMSYLNWRYRDKRYRIFIKEDGDEVTGYAVARIENYKDVRIGYIMDIFCRNDKIAPLAASCLKFFIKQGVDYVLCGLLRQDPLSIHLKRIGFREHQDIRPIRVVVTPLTGEIDMEYLLNQKNWHLTYGDTDGF, encoded by the coding sequence ATGGTAGATACACCGGTAACAATCAGGCCATACAGACAAGGAGACGAAAAAGCCATTAATAACCTATTTAACCATGTATTTCATAAATCGAGGACACCTGAGGAATGGAATTGGAAATTTCGTGATAATCCCGCCGGCAAAGACCCGGAAGGCTGGATCGTTGTTGCTGAGAGAAATGGCATGATAATCGGTCAGTATGCCAGTCTGGCAACGGAGTTGATGTATGGCAACCGCATGGTTACGTCAGCACAACCAGTAGATACTATGATAGACCCCTCAGCAAAAGCCGGTATAAATCTTATCGGCAAACTCTGCGACCTGCACGCTAAATACCTTAATGGAATAGCCTTATTTGGCTTTGGTTTTCCCAATGAAGCGGCATACATGGTCGGGAAGAGATTTCTCGGGTATAAAGACCTGGGAGAAATGGTTCAATTGTTTAAAAGATTGAGTCTGAGGAATGCATTGAAAAGAAACATTGCATGGTGCCCTGACTGGATAATAAATCTATTTCACCATCTCAGTAAAACATTTTACCGCTTCGAGATTTTTATGAGAAGGCTGGATAAAGGCACTGTTGTAAAAGCAGTTGATGCATTTGATGAAAGAATAGACACGTTCTGGAACAGTATCAAGGAAAGATACAAAATTATGACTGCGAGAAACATGTCATATTTAAACTGGAGATACAGGGACAAACGATACCGGATTTTTATAAAAGAAGACGGAGATGAGGTAACTGGATATGCGGTCGCCAGAATAGAGAATTACAAGGATGTAAGGATAGGTTATATAATGGACATCTTCTGCCGTAATGATAAAATTGCACCTCTCGCGGCAAGTTGCTTGAAATTTTTTATTAAGCAGGGTGTTGATTATGTCTTGTGTGGTCTTTTGAGGCAGGACCCGCTGAGTATACACCTCAAAAGGATAGGTTTCAGGGAACACCAAGATATCAGACCTATCCGGGTAGTGGTTACACCCCTGACAGGCGAGATTGATATGGAATACCTCCTGAATCAGAAAAACTGGCATCTCACCTATGGTGATACGGATGGGTTTTAA
- a CDS encoding PIG-L family deacetylase — protein MLRFIYKNFLPARIRQFIDIFPYLRMPKVDGLKEKRVLVLSPHPDDDIIGCGGTLHRYHQMGAEITVVYMTDGRKGNIRHREDKLVSIRKEEARRAGAIIGINRLLFLENRDSELRTSPGTIKELSEILGDLKPEAVFLPFFLDNHHDHIATSQIFFSTSKSVASCMCYSYGIWTPLPAFNVVSDITTCLHTKILALHEHKSQLEVVDFTEAVKGISRYHSAMNGENGYAELFIACPSREYRRLGVTIGW, from the coding sequence ATGCTCAGATTCATCTATAAAAACTTCCTCCCCGCGAGGATACGCCAGTTCATAGATATCTTTCCCTACCTGAGAATGCCGAAAGTCGATGGCCTGAAAGAAAAGAGAGTCCTCGTGCTTTCCCCTCATCCCGATGATGACATTATCGGATGCGGGGGAACTCTCCATCGGTACCACCAGATGGGCGCGGAGATCACCGTGGTATACATGACCGATGGCAGGAAAGGAAATATCCGGCACAGGGAAGATAAATTGGTATCTATAAGAAAAGAAGAGGCAAGGAGAGCAGGGGCGATTATTGGTATTAATAGACTTCTATTCCTCGAGAACAGAGACTCTGAGCTCCGCACTTCTCCTGGAACCATCAAAGAGCTTTCTGAAATACTCGGAGACCTTAAGCCAGAGGCGGTCTTCCTTCCGTTTTTTCTCGATAACCATCACGACCATATTGCAACCAGTCAGATATTCTTTTCGACATCAAAATCGGTTGCTTCCTGTATGTGCTATTCGTACGGGATATGGACACCGCTGCCCGCATTTAATGTAGTCTCAGACATAACCACCTGTTTACACACAAAAATTCTGGCCTTACATGAACATAAATCACAACTGGAAGTCGTTGATTTTACTGAAGCTGTTAAGGGAATCTCGAGGTACCATTCGGCGATGAATGGCGAAAATGGATATGCTGAACTATTTATCGCCTGCCCATCGCGTGAATACCGAAGACTTGGAGTGACAATAGGATGGTAG
- a CDS encoding B12-binding domain-containing radical SAM protein: protein MRTLLVNPPVFDHGKYRRILEEKPIETYTMPIGIGYIAAVLEKAGYEVKAVDAYQTSWDNLGKILKDYAPDIVGISCLTDQRASIYRFIRMVKSLNKEIRIVLGGTHATLMHEQLLNHFPVDAVVLGEGENPFLHLVRAWEAGEDIENVKGIAFQRDGNIVKTKNQELIKDLDTIPFPAYHFFDLDMYAGWELHTKVASVLGYQHYASYKSAAIITSRGCPWNCSFCSVSAMSGQKWRDRTAINVVDEIEMLVNKYNCKIIDFVDDIFSVDQKRVIAISEEILRRKLDILWGFETGVRYVSEEMLRKAAEAGCKFIMYGVESASREVMKNVSKKTDTEKIIKAFELTKKAGIATGAFIMVGNPGENDRSINETMKILRVIKPDVIVNQILMIFPGTAQYAKAKGEGFIDDRYWLSDLPAPYYEQYHSLQKLVRLHRKIFYYTMNRFSVFVRTARDKIEIHYGIKFTKRGIKMVPKIPPKSLWRTHPVDKIQEIRIEPQNEKR from the coding sequence ATGAGGACATTGTTAGTAAATCCACCCGTCTTTGATCATGGGAAATATCGAAGGATACTTGAAGAAAAACCGATAGAGACGTATACCATGCCTATTGGTATTGGATATATCGCTGCGGTATTGGAGAAAGCGGGTTATGAGGTAAAAGCAGTTGATGCCTATCAAACGTCATGGGACAATCTCGGGAAGATACTGAAGGACTATGCTCCTGATATTGTGGGAATATCATGCCTGACAGACCAAAGGGCAAGTATTTACAGATTTATACGCATGGTGAAATCTCTTAATAAAGAGATCAGGATTGTTCTGGGAGGAACTCATGCAACACTGATGCATGAGCAGTTGTTAAATCACTTTCCTGTAGATGCCGTAGTATTGGGAGAGGGCGAGAATCCCTTTCTGCACCTGGTCAGGGCATGGGAAGCAGGCGAAGATATTGAGAATGTAAAAGGCATCGCCTTTCAAAGAGATGGCAACATTGTGAAAACAAAAAATCAGGAATTAATCAAAGATCTTGATACAATTCCCTTTCCCGCCTATCACTTCTTTGACCTGGACATGTATGCGGGCTGGGAACTTCACACAAAGGTTGCTAGTGTCCTGGGTTACCAGCACTATGCCAGCTACAAAAGCGCTGCAATTATAACTTCAAGAGGTTGTCCGTGGAACTGCTCCTTCTGCTCGGTATCAGCAATGTCGGGACAGAAGTGGAGGGACAGGACGGCTATAAACGTCGTGGATGAGATAGAAATGCTCGTAAATAAATATAATTGCAAGATTATAGATTTTGTTGATGATATTTTTTCTGTAGATCAGAAGAGGGTTATTGCTATATCTGAAGAAATACTAAGGAGAAAGTTAGATATACTTTGGGGATTCGAAACAGGGGTGAGATATGTTTCTGAAGAAATGCTGAGGAAGGCGGCGGAAGCGGGTTGTAAATTTATTATGTACGGCGTTGAATCGGCATCCAGGGAAGTAATGAAAAATGTTTCAAAAAAAACTGATACAGAAAAGATCATAAAAGCATTTGAATTGACAAAAAAGGCTGGCATAGCCACCGGCGCTTTTATCATGGTCGGAAACCCCGGGGAGAACGACAGGTCTATTAACGAAACAATGAAGATTTTGCGGGTGATAAAACCCGATGTTATTGTAAATCAAATATTAATGATCTTTCCCGGAACTGCACAATATGCAAAGGCCAAAGGTGAAGGTTTTATCGATGACAGGTATTGGTTATCGGATTTACCGGCTCCGTATTATGAACAGTACCATAGCCTGCAAAAACTTGTCAGATTGCACAGGAAAATTTTCTATTATACCATGAACAGGTTTTCTGTTTTTGTAAGAACAGCACGGGATAAAATCGAAATACATTACGGAATAAAGTTCACAAAAAGAGGCATTAAGATGGTCCCTAAAATTCCGCCAAAATCACTCTGGCGCACACACCCTGTTGATAAGATACAGGAAATAAGAATTGAGCCGCAAAATGAAAAAAGATAA